Within Wyeomyia smithii strain HCP4-BCI-WySm-NY-G18 chromosome 2, ASM2978416v1, whole genome shotgun sequence, the genomic segment gatcaaaataaaaaaaaggcagtaatactaatactaataacaatagtaataataataataataataataataataataataataataataataataataataataataataataataataataataatagtaataataattataataataacaataataataatactattaataataatgataaaaattctaaagtgaatacttcaccgaacgactaactcacgacctcacggctgatagtaggattaatcgagcgtctccgcagaacaaacaatgacgatccagcttcgtgttgtgacacagtggccgtatcctacacgcgaccttgtagatgccacttgtagttgacttccactcgctcgatcgtatggtggtccgtgcggctagcggggtaacagcggtgcgggagaattattcttgctgatatatcagctgcgtatcggatcactggcggggtagcctgcccctaccagtgtgcagaagatgtttctgccgataaactaccggctattgttatcgcgcagcacaagaactaatcgacaaaaaaacacccgtacgataactcgtgtattgttattttgcaaactcaaacggagatgaacaatttgcgtctaatcgagacgaaagcaaaacaacgaatcgcTCAGTATATTCTTTATACGAAATGTGAAGTTTTTTAATATCAGTCAttctaataaataataattctaCTTTTTGCATGAAACTAGATAATATCTCAACCAGCGCCTGATAATCCAATATGCATGAAAGGAATTACCAAAACCGAGAAAGATTGTTGCCGTCTACCATCGTTAGTAGACCAAAGCATTGATAATCGATGTGCCTTAGAGAATCCAACAATGATCTCCCCAAGTGCTAAGAAAACGGAAGGATGTGTACAAAATTCACCTCGATTACatgttgtctaatttttataaCTGCATTATTTTTCTAGTGTATAGCACAATGTGTACTAACCACATTGAATGCCCTTGAAAACGACACAGTTGACCGAGCGgctttaaaaaagtcatttttggtTGCTGATGGTATTGATCGAAATTTTTCCCCGCTGTTCAATAACACAATTGATGACTGTTCCAACGTAATCAATAACAA encodes:
- the LOC129724764 gene encoding uncharacterized protein LOC129724764 — encoded protein: MPFTSILQSNWQNFGAPIQFGNSIISQPAPDNPICMKGITKTEKDCCRLPSLVDQSIDNRCALENPTMISPSAKKTEGCCIAQCVLTTLNALENDTVDRAALKKSFLVADGIDRNFSPLFNNTIDDCSNVINNNSVFKATPVSSVLGRPGCSFIPEGFFDCVKSSLFQRCPVAVWDDISECKQLKQKLSAGCSFASLTG